Genomic segment of Chitinophaga varians:
AGATTTGAATATGTTCAGCAGGAATTACCAGATAAGTAAATACCCTAATGTAATTATCGGGAAAGATACAGGAGCGGTATACTTTAGATACTTTAATCTTAAAAATATTCCCCATACAAGTATTTACTCGAAGGATCATAAGTTGAGCTATGTCTTTAGATTTCAAACTAGTGCAGAAGAGATTCTTGATCAGGTAAAAGAACTTTAGATATTCATTGCTTATTCTTTAAATGTGTACTTATGGATAAGACTAAAATTAGGATTTTTCTGGTTTGTTTATTTTTATCTGTTTTTTCTAGTGTTATTGTCACCGTAAAAGCCAGAACGCTCGATCGAGTGTGGATTGTAGATATAAATCATACAGATGCTGGGTGCACTTTGGCATTGCAATACTATACGCTTGAGCCAAATGGGTCTCCTATGTTTGCAACATATGCATCTACCACATTGAGCGCACAGTGCGATTATAAAATGCTATATACAGGTGAGTAATATTTTTTAATGGGTGTACTAGCTTCCCGACAAATTTCCTGGATGTGCATATCTTGGATGATTGGGTGTTCTGTGCGAGGGGCTGTTAATTAGGTTGTTTAGCAGATTATAAAAGATTTTACAAGTAATTTATTGAAAATATTACACATGTCATTTATATAAATTCTTTTGTAATAATTGAATATTTAATGATGAGTAGGTACCCTCACCATAGTATTCGATTGGGGAAAGCTGAAAACCCAACAATAGAGTAAGCACTATTTCTTCTCTTTAAAACTTAAAACCATGAAAAAAGTAAAAGTTTTGCTGTCAGCTGTTGCTGTTGTTGCTATCGTTGCTGGTGCTGTTGCATCTAAAGCTCGCGTTGCTGCTAAGTTGTATGTTCCTATCGCTACACCTGGCCTTTGCGAAACAACTATTGATCACGTTTCTACAGTAGGTACTGATTTGTCATTCAATGACTATGCTTCTACAGTAGCAGGACCTTGCGAAAAAATCAATGTTTTCAGAGCACCTAATAACTAATAGTGCGTGGCAGAAAGAAGGTTTCTTCTTTCTGCCTTTCATTTAGAATGTCTAATAGTATTCCAGGATGTTTTGAGAGGCCTTAACTATTTTACATTAAATGATTGTCAATGGTGGCTCGAGTGAACTTTTCTGTTTTTGATACCACTTTTTGAGTGGTATTTTGTTTATTATTATGTTTAGACAAGAATCATGTTTGATTCTATCTTTTTTTATCGTAAATGTAATAATTCATGAAGGCTCTACTTTTGGCAGTGAAAAAAAATATCATATGTGCAATATTTATATTGTATCTGTTGCTTATGTATTCTTTTTTATATGCGCAAAAAAAAACATTAGATATTAATGATTTAGAGAGCTGGGTTTCTGTTCGACGTGGCACCCTTTCAGCGAATGGGAAATATACAGCATTTTATAAAGGTGATACTAACTTAGTGGTTAAAAATGTTCAGAGTTCTTGGAACAAGGAGTTGAATAATCCATTACGATTTCTGTTTACTAGTGATAGCAAGTTTTTAGTATGTCAGCATGTTGGTGGCAGAATATCCATAGTCTCATTGGGTAAAGATAGAATAGATGAAGTGTCTAGTGTGAGGAAGTTTTTTGTAATGCAGTCGGAGGGAAAGGAATATATTCTTTATCTACGTACTGATGGGCAATTTGTTGTTGCCCATTTGGATGGCGATTTAATGTGGAAGGTAGATAATGTATCCGACTTCTGGGTTCAAAAGGATAGAGGATACATATTTTACAAAAGTAGGTCTGATTCCGGCTACTTCGAGTTGAAAAAAATGGTTTTGAATGGAAGGGATCCATTTATTTTGTATCGTGGAAATGAACCGGTTAGTGTGGCATTAGATAATAGTGGATCCAAAATCGCTTTTCTTGTCATTAGTGCTGGTGAAAAGTCTCTCTGGTATTATAGTGATTCCATTTCTGCCAAAGCTGTTAAAAAGGATTTGGATTTAAAGCTGGATGGCTATGATATTGGAGGATTAGATGAGTTCAGTGAAGACGGGAATCTTGTATTTGGATGGGTGAAAGATAAACCTAATCTGAATGAGTCAAACAAGAGTAAGACCCTTGTTTATTCGTTTGCATCCCCGCGTCTGAGTGTGCCGGACTATAGTGGTCGGGCAAATAAATATTTGGCTGTATGGAATTTGAAGGATGAACGTTTTTTTAAAGTACAAAATAGAGGGGAGATGCTATACTTTAAAGCGAAAAATAATATGGCTTTGTTGCGATATTCAGGTGGTGATGTAGGGGAGTGGAATTGGAACGGAAATGCCCGATCATCTTGTGTTTTGGTGGATTTGAAGAATGGACTTAGGAGCGAAATTACTAATGGACCTAATTTAGACGCGAGATCATATATTCTCTCTCCTATGGGGAAATGGATCGTGTATTACGATTCTGATAGTAGTGATTATTTTAGTTATCATGTCGGAAGTGGAGAAAGAAGGCGGCTTACCCGAAATGTCGATGCTGTGTGGACTTCATACGATAATGATGACATACCTTCCGCAAAGTATTATAATATCGGAATTGGTGGATTTAGTTCAGATGAGAGTAAACTATATTTATATGACCAATATGATATTTTCGTTGTAGATCTTAAAGGAGATAATGAACCATTTTGTTTAACAGGAGGATACGGGCGGAGGAACAACATTGTTTTTCGATTTGCCTTTCCTCCTAACAACCAGAAGAATAAGAAGGTCATTTTGACAGCCTTCAGCAGAAAGACGAAAGAAGATGGTTTTTATTCTATAGAAGAATCTAAGCGCGGTGAAGTAAAAAAACTTGTGATGGATGCGGCAATTTTTACTGGGCCAGAGGAAAGTAAGTATGTCGATAGGTTACTTCCAGTTAAAGCTGATAGTGCTTCGGTCTATCTTGTAAGGAAAATGAATGCTACAAGTTCCCCCAATTTCTATGTAACCCGGGACTTTGTTAACTTTGAATCTATTAGTAATGTTTATCCTGAAAAGAAATATAATTGGCTTACAAGTGAGTTAGTTCGCTTCAAGACACTAGATGGTAAAGATGCTGATGGCATATTGTTTAAACCCGAAAATTTCGATCCAAATAAGAAGTATCCTTTGATTTTTTATTATTATGAAAAGATAAGTGAAACATTACATTTTTATTGGACGCCTGGCCCTTGTGAGGGACCGATTAATATCCCATATTTTGTCAGCAATGGGTATCTGGTGTTTGTTCCTGATATTCACTTTACTATTGGATATCCTGGGAGAAGCTCTTTTAGCACAATTATGGGAGCAGCTGATAAGCTTGTCAAATTGTCTTATGTTGACTCTACAAAAATGGGACTACAAGGACACAGTTTTGGTGGATTTCAAACGAATTACATTGTTACGCATACTCAACGATTTGCAGCGGCATGTTCTGCTGCTGGATTTACTAACTTCGTGAGTGCATACGGGTCAATTATTGGCAATGGATATTCTAGACAGGGGCAGTTTGAATTGAGTCGCGATCGGATAGGGGCTACCTTATGGGAAAGGCCGGACCTTTATTTGGAAAACTCCCCAGTCATGCGGGTAAATCAGGTATCGACACCTATGTTAATAATGCATAATAACGGCGATGATGATGTTCTTGTAACACAAGGGGTGGAGTTTTTTACAGGATTAAGACGTTTGGGAAAGATTTCATATTGGCTTCAGTATGAAGGGGCAAGACACTCGGTATATGGTAATTCTGCTCTCGATTATAGTGCAAAGATGATGGGGTTTTTTAACTATTATCTGAAAGGTGAAAAAATTCCCAGTTGGATGTGTAATAAATCACCAAATATTTTGAGTGTAAACAAGTTATTGAAATAGCAAGATAGTTTATGATAGGAGTGGCAGCTGATATTAATGGTTTAGAGACTTAATTCGCATTTAGGTGTTCTCTATATCTCTGATGTTTAAGGTAGTTATCATATTATTGACAGCGATTATATTCTCTTGTAAAGCCTTCTCCCAAAAGATTTCGTTGGGATTGGAGGAGGGGGATACGTGGGATTATGTTGATAATGGTATAATCAGTGATGATGGCTTGTATGCCTGTTATCAAGTTAGAAATCATATTAATGATGAAGGATCGCTCATTATAGTTTCCACCGATGGAGCGACAAGGCGTTCGTTTAGCAATCTTCGAAATCCTCTTTTTTCAGATAAAGGAAATTGGCTAGCTGGTATAAGGAAAGATACGTTGGTTCTGATAAATTTAAGAGACAGAAAATGCAATACTGTTGAGATTGCTAGTGTAAATGAATATTCGTTTTTTACCCAATTTAACAAGGATTACCTTATATGTTTTTCTCAGGAAGAAAACATGTTGCGCTTGATGGGAGCTGATGGCGATATCTTGGAAAAGTATGATTCGGTAGTGCTATTTAAGCTTAGCCCTGACAAAAAAAAACTCTTTATAAAAAAGCGTGGATATGATAAGAACAACATGAAAGTACTTTGTGTTGAACTAGATAAATTGACATGTAAGACCATTTTTATTGGTGGTGACGTGGATTTTTTTACGTTTGATCGATCTGGAAAGCAATTGGCATTTATTAGCCAAGATAGAGTCGGTAAGAGTATATGGTATTTTTCAGATAGCATGTTTGTTGCTAAAGAATTAGTTAATAGTAGGACGAATGGCTTAGTGGACCAGACAGATATTTCCCCCAATGATTATTGGGGATTTAGTAGAGACGGGACAATGCTTTTTTTTTCGCAAACAAAATTTCATAGAGCCTCAATGGATCTATCTAATCCTGAGATATGGAGTTTTGAGGATTTGTACTTGTTGAGTTTTTTTAAAGGAAAGGCAAATGACTATATTCCAAATTTTGGGAAAAGAACTTATCTCTCTGCAGTTCTTATAAAAGGCGAAAAAGTACTACGGCTGGTTGAAGACAGTGAAGTACTTGAACCGATAAGTTTTATCAATACAAAAGGTAAATATTTTGTGTTCACGAGAGATAGGAAAATAGACGAAGGTGGAGAATGTATCAGATATAACTATGGAGTTGGTAATAGTTGTTCTGGGGAGAAGATTATTATTGACAGTAGTAATATACCTTTGATAAGTACGTTTGTTTTTTCTCCTGATGATAGATATTTGGTCTATTATAAAGCTGAAGATAGACAGTTTTATTCATTTGATTTTTTAAAAGGAAGAAAAACTTCGATTAGTAAAGATCTGTCCTGTGAGTTATTGGACGTTGGGAAGTTGAGTTATCCAAATTATGCACAGTATGCGGGAAAGATTGTAGGATGGGATATGAGAAGAAAGCGTGTGTTGGTGAGCGATTCGTATGATATTTGGAGTTTACCACTTGATGGAGAAGGAGAACCCAAGAATTTGACTGCAGGGAGAGGAAGAAAAGATTCTGTAGTATTTTTGCCAATTGTTGAAAATGTTGAGGTGGGCGGGGGGCACTATCATCGGGATGTTAATGACATTATTTTAAAAGCATTTAGTTATAAAAGTAAAGATTTTGGTTTTTATAACCTTAGTATAAATGGTCGTTTCAACCTCTGTAAGTTGTCAATGGGCCCAATCTCCGTGGGCACTGGGATGTACAAATACAAAATAGATAAAGCCCGGTTGGTAGAGTCAAAAAAGGAAAAAGGTTTTTTACTCAGGATTGAAAAATATGACGATGCTCCCAATTACTTTTTTAGCAAAGATCTGAAGAATTTTGTTCGTCTTTCAAATGTTCAACCACAGGTTGGTAGGAATTGGTTGACTGCGGAGCTGCATACGTATTTTGATAGCGATGGACTTGAGTGTCAAGGGATTTTATATAAGCCGGAAAATTTCAAATCTTCTATGCGGTATCCAATTGTCTTTAATTATTACGAAATAAAAAGTAATGAAATTAATTCCTTTCCACCCGTAGTTTTAAATGGGGCTGATATAGATATAGCATACCTCGTGAGCAATAACTATCTTGTGTTTATTCCTGATATTCGCTCCCGACCGGGGGAGGCTGGATCGGGATTGATACGCTCCATTACAGCAGCGCTCTCTCATTTGAAGCAGTTTGGCTGGATTGATTTTAATAGGATCGCGATGACCGGTCATAGTTTTGGTGGTTGGGAGACAAATTATGTTATTTCCCATATCAGTTGTCATATTGCTGCCGCTATTTCTGCGGCAGCTAATAGTGATATGGTCTCTTATTCGTTTTCATTGGCAGCAAACGGTGATGATAGATTTTCTTATTCTCAGCTTGGCCCCTTTAAGATAGGCGAATCATTTGCTGATCGTCCTGATTTATATTTGTCTCTCTCCCCTCTTTATGTGGCCAAAGACATCAGAACACCTATTTTGCTGATGCATAATGAAAATGATACGCAGATTGACTTTAGCCAAAGCCTGAGTTTGTTCATCTTACTTAGAGAGTTAAGAAAGCCTGTTTGGTTATTATCTTACAAAGGGGAAGGCCATGTATTAACAAAAAAAATGAATATAATTGACTATAAGAAAAAGATGTATTCCTTTTTAGGTTATTTTTTGAAAGATGACAATAAGCCAGAATGGATGAAACGACATGTCGGTATTGATGATTGACCTTCCCTCGAGATTTCCAACTTACCACGCTACATTTTTACATTTCAGTCACCTTATTGCCATGTTGGAATATTCAATTCTATTTTTTTTATTGTCTCTTTATATACATTTGCATCTTCATTAAGCATACTCTTTTCTGCAATATATAGCGCTTTTTTTTCTGTCGATAAGGCTTCCTCTTTTTTCCCGAGTTTGTATAGTACATTTGCATAAGTGTCAATCGCTGCATGGTTTTCCGGATACTGTTTTGTGATTTGTTTCATGTATTGAGATGCTTTTTTTAGCGTGTTTACATTTTTACTGTGTTTAAAGACGACGTTCCATACAAATTCATTCACTTCGTATGCTTTCCAAGAGTCGGTAATAAAGCTGCTATCGTCAAAAGTCTTCATTTTTAGTTTAATAAGTTTTTTCCAATCTTTTTTTTGAGTATACCATATAGTTTTATTCTTTTCAATTACTCTATCAGCAGTCTGAATGTCCCATGTATTTTCGATCTCTTTTTTAATCGAACGCCAGGTAGATTTTGTGGCCGGTCTATTATTTCTAGTTTTTCCCTCTAATTTTGGTTTGACGACGTCTCTAGTTATTAAGTAATCTAGAAGTTGATGCGAAAAACCTTTTACAGCGACTCGTCTGTCTGATTCTCCCGGATTCTGGTATATATATCTTACTAATTTGTCTTGGCTTGATAGTAACGTTGGATACTTTAGTAACAGTCTCGGAAACTGGGGTGTGAGTATATCATTGGGATTACCGAGGTTAAGATAATTTTTCTTGTAGAATTGCGTTACTATTTGGGCCAATGAGTCTTCGTGGTAAAGGTTGAGCTCAAGGGCATAATCCATAAGTTCAGAAGGCGAAAGTAGATTCTTTATAAATTTATCCCTTTTGCCTGCATAGTTGGTCAGTGGATTGGTTGCCACTCGACAGACTGAGAGAAACTGATCGGCATTCATGTATCCTAAGCTTCTATGTAGAAGAATGCCATTTGAATCAAGAAATATGATTGAGGGGACACTAGTGACTTTAAATTTGTCTTTTATACTTTTTGATATATAGTACTTTTTTTTTATGTTTTCATTATCGTTCTTGTTTGAGTCGATCTGAATTTTTAGTGAGATGAAATACCGATTGATATATTCTCCTATCGAGTCCAATGTGTATACTTCTTTTTCCATTTTTTTGCATGGAATACACCAAGTCGCATACACATCCAAGAGTATCGATTTTTTTTCTGATTTTGCCATGCTTAGGATTTTGTCCCAGCTGGGTTCATCTGTGAAATTTATTTTTGTTTCCTGTGCTGGAGCCAATAAAGGCATAGTTGTTAAAAGTAGAATTAATATTTTTTTCATTTTTTTACTTTTAATAGTCTAGTTTTTAATTCTGATATCCAGGGTTCTGCGTCAGGTTTTTATCGCGAAGTATTTCGCTATTAGGTATTGGATAGAATGATTTATATGATGCCCATACACCTCCTTTATACATCTCAGCATTTTGCATCGATTCATCCATGGTTCCACTGCGTGTTAGGTCAAACCATCTGTGTCCCCACTCTTCAAATAGCTCAACCCTCCGTTCATGAAAAATTGCAGTCCGGAGCGCCTGTTTAGTTGAGGTAGTGAATGTCGGAAGGCCGGCCCTAGAGCGAATTATGTTTAAGTCTTCTAGCGATCCACTGATATTGTTAAGTTCCATTCTAGCCTCAGAACGAATTAGATATAATTCAGAAAGGCGTAGAACTATGCAGTATTCTGTGATGCTGCCGCTATTTGCAAGCGCCTTATACTTTGCAAAAAAAGGAAAGTTTTGTGTGCCAGATGCGATGTTCCCCATCCATTTTGAAAGTCTTTTGTCGTCCCTTTCGAAGCTGTTTACTAGTGAGGGTGAAGCGTAGACAATCCTGGAACTTCCAGGTCCTGGAGCGCTTGTGAGTATAAAAGTATTAGCCTCGTCTGTGTTGAACCCAGTTTTGGTTGGTTGTAAAGCCCATATTGTCTCCTTGCTGTTTTTCTTGAACACGGAATCAAGCCCTATTAAACTATATGTGCTTTGTTTATTTATAACCTCAGTAGCTGCTGCTTCTGCTTCCGAAAAATTCTTCATATATAGTTGGACTCTTGATAGCATTCCCAGTGCAGCAGAGCGATTTGGCCTGATCCTCTCAGTTGTTGATGTTAATATTGTTCCATCGACATAGTTGTCATCTAAAAGAGATTTCGATGATTGTAGGTCACTTAGGATTTGTTTATAGACAGCTGAAGATGGAGATCTGCTAATAACAGAGTTTGTCGTGTAATCTGTTGTTAATACTATTGGAATATCACCAAATATATTTACGAGATAGAAGTAGTAGAAGGCGCGTAGAAAGTATAGCTCGCCAAGTAATCTGTTTTTTACCTGCATGGTTAATGACTGACTTTTATTTATTCCATCAAGAGCTGCATTTATTGTATATATCCTAGGGTATAGGTTGGTCATGTAGTTTCCGGTGCTTCTTGAGCTCGTATAGTCTGGTCCCAGGCCATTTCTCCATATATTTAGAAATTCAGCTTGGTTGATATCCGCTAAAACAAGATTGTCGGCGGCTAGTTCTTGTAAAAATGAAATGGAGGTAATGCCCCCAGAATTAAAATCATTAAACATCATCTGCGCATATATTCCAGTAACAACAGCCGCCGCAGTATTGTCATATTGATATACGTTCTCGGTGTTGATGCTTGTAACAGGGGCGGGTATTTCCAGAAATTTCTTGCAACTGGTGTATGTGATAATGGTTAAGATAGCGATATAATATATTGTGGATTTTGGTTTCATATTTTAATGTTTT
This window contains:
- a CDS encoding prolyl oligopeptidase family serine peptidase, producing the protein MKALLLAVKKNIICAIFILYLLLMYSFLYAQKKTLDINDLESWVSVRRGTLSANGKYTAFYKGDTNLVVKNVQSSWNKELNNPLRFLFTSDSKFLVCQHVGGRISIVSLGKDRIDEVSSVRKFFVMQSEGKEYILYLRTDGQFVVAHLDGDLMWKVDNVSDFWVQKDRGYIFYKSRSDSGYFELKKMVLNGRDPFILYRGNEPVSVALDNSGSKIAFLVISAGEKSLWYYSDSISAKAVKKDLDLKLDGYDIGGLDEFSEDGNLVFGWVKDKPNLNESNKSKTLVYSFASPRLSVPDYSGRANKYLAVWNLKDERFFKVQNRGEMLYFKAKNNMALLRYSGGDVGEWNWNGNARSSCVLVDLKNGLRSEITNGPNLDARSYILSPMGKWIVYYDSDSSDYFSYHVGSGERRRLTRNVDAVWTSYDNDDIPSAKYYNIGIGGFSSDESKLYLYDQYDIFVVDLKGDNEPFCLTGGYGRRNNIVFRFAFPPNNQKNKKVILTAFSRKTKEDGFYSIEESKRGEVKKLVMDAAIFTGPEESKYVDRLLPVKADSASVYLVRKMNATSSPNFYVTRDFVNFESISNVYPEKKYNWLTSELVRFKTLDGKDADGILFKPENFDPNKKYPLIFYYYEKISETLHFYWTPGPCEGPINIPYFVSNGYLVFVPDIHFTIGYPGRSSFSTIMGAADKLVKLSYVDSTKMGLQGHSFGGFQTNYIVTHTQRFAAACSAAGFTNFVSAYGSIIGNGYSRQGQFELSRDRIGATLWERPDLYLENSPVMRVNQVSTPMLIMHNNGDDDVLVTQGVEFFTGLRRLGKISYWLQYEGARHSVYGNSALDYSAKMMGFFNYYLKGEKIPSWMCNKSPNILSVNKLLK
- a CDS encoding alpha/beta hydrolase family protein, which gives rise to MFKVVIILLTAIIFSCKAFSQKISLGLEEGDTWDYVDNGIISDDGLYACYQVRNHINDEGSLIIVSTDGATRRSFSNLRNPLFSDKGNWLAGIRKDTLVLINLRDRKCNTVEIASVNEYSFFTQFNKDYLICFSQEENMLRLMGADGDILEKYDSVVLFKLSPDKKKLFIKKRGYDKNNMKVLCVELDKLTCKTIFIGGDVDFFTFDRSGKQLAFISQDRVGKSIWYFSDSMFVAKELVNSRTNGLVDQTDISPNDYWGFSRDGTMLFFSQTKFHRASMDLSNPEIWSFEDLYLLSFFKGKANDYIPNFGKRTYLSAVLIKGEKVLRLVEDSEVLEPISFINTKGKYFVFTRDRKIDEGGECIRYNYGVGNSCSGEKIIIDSSNIPLISTFVFSPDDRYLVYYKAEDRQFYSFDFLKGRKTSISKDLSCELLDVGKLSYPNYAQYAGKIVGWDMRRKRVLVSDSYDIWSLPLDGEGEPKNLTAGRGRKDSVVFLPIVENVEVGGGHYHRDVNDIILKAFSYKSKDFGFYNLSINGRFNLCKLSMGPISVGTGMYKYKIDKARLVESKKEKGFLLRIEKYDDAPNYFFSKDLKNFVRLSNVQPQVGRNWLTAELHTYFDSDGLECQGILYKPENFKSSMRYPIVFNYYEIKSNEINSFPPVVLNGADIDIAYLVSNNYLVFIPDIRSRPGEAGSGLIRSITAALSHLKQFGWIDFNRIAMTGHSFGGWETNYVISHISCHIAAAISAAANSDMVSYSFSLAANGDDRFSYSQLGPFKIGESFADRPDLYLSLSPLYVAKDIRTPILLMHNENDTQIDFSQSLSLFILLRELRKPVWLLSYKGEGHVLTKKMNIIDYKKKMYSFLGYFLKDDNKPEWMKRHVGIDD
- a CDS encoding thioredoxin family protein, which produces MKKILILLLTTMPLLAPAQETKINFTDEPSWDKILSMAKSEKKSILLDVYATWCIPCKKMEKEVYTLDSIGEYINRYFISLKIQIDSNKNDNENIKKKYYISKSIKDKFKVTSVPSIIFLDSNGILLHRSLGYMNADQFLSVCRVATNPLTNYAGKRDKFIKNLLSPSELMDYALELNLYHEDSLAQIVTQFYKKNYLNLGNPNDILTPQFPRLLLKYPTLLSSQDKLVRYIYQNPGESDRRVAVKGFSHQLLDYLITRDVVKPKLEGKTRNNRPATKSTWRSIKKEIENTWDIQTADRVIEKNKTIWYTQKKDWKKLIKLKMKTFDDSSFITDSWKAYEVNEFVWNVVFKHSKNVNTLKKASQYMKQITKQYPENHAAIDTYANVLYKLGKKEEALSTEKKALYIAEKSMLNEDANVYKETIKKIELNIPTWQ
- a CDS encoding RagB/SusD family nutrient uptake outer membrane protein, giving the protein MKPKSTIYYIAILTIITYTSCKKFLEIPAPVTSINTENVYQYDNTAAAVVTGIYAQMMFNDFNSGGITSISFLQELAADNLVLADINQAEFLNIWRNGLGPDYTSSRSTGNYMTNLYPRIYTINAALDGINKSQSLTMQVKNRLLGELYFLRAFYYFYLVNIFGDIPIVLTTDYTTNSVISRSPSSAVYKQILSDLQSSKSLLDDNYVDGTILTSTTERIRPNRSAALGMLSRVQLYMKNFSEAEAAATEVINKQSTYSLIGLDSVFKKNSKETIWALQPTKTGFNTDEANTFILTSAPGPGSSRIVYASPSLVNSFERDDKRLSKWMGNIASGTQNFPFFAKYKALANSGSITEYCIVLRLSELYLIRSEARMELNNISGSLEDLNIIRSRAGLPTFTTSTKQALRTAIFHERRVELFEEWGHRWFDLTRSGTMDESMQNAEMYKGGVWASYKSFYPIPNSEILRDKNLTQNPGYQN